Genomic segment of Corythoichthys intestinalis isolate RoL2023-P3 chromosome 7, ASM3026506v1, whole genome shotgun sequence:
ggaaccagaaagctaccaaaatcttccaccataatagtgtctcagtcagaggttgcgctagactttttcgttgtctgtcattttgactgacagtgtcataaaaatccggtcataatctatttttacccgtcacttacatttttaaaatgataataatgacatattcaatagtatttagttttcattcatttttagttaatattctgtccgaacaagcttaacaagaggcaaacagacagcggagtgcaccaatcagcgacgggcagacgtgccgttagcaaagcgacgagggcaggacgagggacttgcgcgcggaagtaaacatacgaggagaacggagtttattcaacatggctagcgcgagaccgactgttgtcaatgactcgtgtcgatgtgttttagctcatttaaaaccgaatttaccgcggattggaacatattctcggctgtcccgttcgccatccgtgttgttgtagagacgactttcggcgcgcaagagtgacattgctcgtgaagaacacgtcacgcaaataaacaaatttgatttgtcgattgattttgtacgtactcgagaggctgtgtcccagacttttctctcagtgtttgaaaaatacagggagaacagtctggccgtgccaggcaaacactcggttgccttgacatttttccgagtaaggccaacgacgtcatgcatcaagagagacaatagctaattaatatgctcactcgccaccctgtggtctggggtgtgaattgcaacctgtcaaaatgacgggtagacttcatttttttccgtcaccgttttaaaaaaccggtcaacgacggaaaatattcggttaacgcgacacctggtctcagttaactctaaggctgcattgacggtgctcgacgcccagtccatttagactgggaatgtttgttcattcaaaaccagagcattcacagttatTATGTctggttttcagggcatttacaggtcactttctgttcatttttggacatttagaggtcatttcctgttgaatttgagttGCTGCTTATGCATTTGGATGATTtcccagtcacttcctgttctgtaactcagacaggaagtgactcataaaatatccccaaatcaacaggaagtaactgaaaataaacaggtaaatgatcttaaatggcccaaaattacctcattgcctggcattgactgtcactaatggccatagacgttcaatccgtttgaagtgggagggatggcagcgaattcgttcattcgctgccaccctcccagttcaaatggattggacgtctactagtgataaactcattccaattcacagcagaagcttgtttttctgtagaTTAGttctagaatatcctagaatgatttcctgaccaatgtatcgccatatggtcagatcatcgttatcgtgagctttgtatcacaaatcgtatcgtatcgtgaggtaacaagaggttcccactcctataggtcatttagattgtcttcccatatgttgtaacgatagtattgatcctaccattattaaatgaattattttcatcagacttacatttatcccctttttcacttgctgaatgtgccgctcCATTTTTGATTGGCCGATGACTTGTGCTTTTGGCCAAAAAAAGTGTTAATCCTGAAAGAagcctccatttttatttatttttgtaattccATGGCCAAGAaccttttttgttatatttaatttatttagaaagacaattttgagtggtgttaagaaaaatgtttttttttttttttttgcgattctggatacttaagagatgattaacaagtttgtatttcttgtgtaagttaatataatttgtgttcaaaaaatgcaatttaaatttgctaataaaatccagacatttattctggaagttttcaaaatgtgtcttatagtagtttttgaaaacaaagggtaCAATCGAAtgatgtatcacctgaaccaatacatatgcactgcaaaaatccacctccttaaaacagatgaaaaaaacaaatttaattcccttgttttccgtgtgaatctactagaaataagtgaaattatctgccagtgattttcaagtaaattttactcggatttcctaaaataaaaattgctagctgaaaataagacttATTTGAAACAAAGtttatatatttaatcttaaaaaaatattcttaattcaagaatagatattgttcgaaACATTATTTgagagcatttttttcttgatttaggtgaaaaatgaccgacttttagatgtataggcCTAATacgaacaaatggtaatatttactaaaagtaagtggaagaatctgactcatttatctgttaactagcctttaaaactcaaaacaagacgaACAAAAATTATTCcattagatttaagaaaaattatcagttTAGGacgttatgctgcaaaatttgcagtgtgaaagttattaCAGGTAAATactgatttattttgcattaatcattgagCCTATGAATTAATTACGTTCTTATTAGTGCGAAATGTAGCGCTGACCGCCAATCACCCAATCtgcttggtcttattaatgtcctgtccccagcaaaaagtgtacatgcagcctatgctgttatatcatccctaccaatattgagaccaaacttacgcccttgctCTTCGCTCAGTCatggccatctgtaacttttctgttgccaaagtattcccataccaacgACTTCGTTTACTTTAATGGGGGAAAACTTCAGGTGTTTCACCTCTTCTAGGCATCGTGTAGCATAGCTGACTCTCTAAGCCACAACTGGAGGGGGAGAGGTAAGCCCTGCAGCCGCAAGCGAATGATTTCTacctttgggacataaaaaaatagctaatactgtaGGAATGGTATgttggaaaattttagtggttttggaacagtgacgttttcataccatggtatactTTGAAacaggtaaccggcacatgtgtaATGCAGAGCTGGTGATCATTCGCTGCGATGGCCAGTTGCGATGGATTAAACGTAAATGTCGCCGTCAATAACtttgaatgagttaaaagctaGGTTTGGCCGTAATTAGGACATGGTGTTTATTAGAGCGGGTCAGCGGATGTCCTGGGGCACACAAAGAGATAAATCAATATAGTCACGTTATCTGTTCTCGCCTTCTCTAGGCGGCCGCCATTTTGCCGACACACCATGTGGCAAGGGTGACAGCACGGGGGAAGTGCGGAGATGAAGCTGAAGCAGCGCGTGGTTCTGCTGTGCGCCGTGCTCCTCCTGCTGGGGTTGGCCAAGATATTCCTTCTAGATGGCGGTGATGGCTCGGCGGCCAGCCGGCGTGACCTCCGGGCCTTCCGCAAGGTGGGTTGCTCGCGCCGGGCGTTGCCGGGCGACCCGCCATTTCCTGGCTAAGGTGGAGTGTCCTTTAGATGGAGGCCGGGCTGTCTTTGTCGCGGGGAGCCCGACTGACTCACACCCTGCAGTCACCGTGGGAGATAGCTAGCCAGTGGGTAGGCCCCCGAGAGGTGTACCCCGAAGATGCGCCTGAGCTGGCCGCTGTACTCACCGCACTTAGCCAAGCCCGCGTTGAGAGTGCCGATGTTGGCTTTAAGGGCACGCAGCTCAAGGCCTTGCTGGTGCTGGACGGCGGACAGAAGGTGGTCTTCAAACCCAAGAGGTtagctttgtttttctttgcttATTTATCCATTATTGTTGATTTAGCTCTTTGCTTATAATTTTACTCTTTGGCTTATTATTGCTTATTACTTTTATTTAGCTTTTTATTATACTGGTCctttaaaaaaatagcatattgtgataaagttcattattttctgtaatatactgataaacattagactttcatatattttagattcatcacacacaactgaagtagttcaagccttttattgttttaatattgatgattttggcaaaaagtcaggaaaaaccaaaaatccctatcacaaaaaaatttgcatatcatgaaaaggtactctaaagaagctactaaactaatcatctgaatcagcgAATTATCTCAAAtcacctgcgaaagattcctgaggcttttaaaaactcccagcctgattcattactcaaaaccgcaatcatgggcaagactgccgacctgactgctgtccagaaggacatcattgacaccctcaagcaagaggctaagacacagaaagaaatttctgagcgaaaagGTTGTTCCCAGACTGCATTATCAAGGCacttctgtgggaaggaaaaagtgtggcaggaaacactgcacaaccagaagaggtgaccgcgccctgagaaagattgtggagaagggccgattccagaccttgggggacctgcagaaacagtggactgtgtctggagtagaaacatccagagccaccgtgcacaggcgtgtgcatgaaatgggctacaggtgccgcattccccaggtcaagccaccttTGAACctcaaacagcggcagaagcgcctgacctgggctacagagaagcagcactggactgttgctcagtggtccaaagtacttttttcagatgaacgcaaattttgcatgtcattcggaaattaaggtgccagagtttggagaaagactggggagaaggaaatgccaaaatgcctgaagtcccgtgtcaagtacccacagtctggggtgccatgtcagctgctggtgtgtctactgtgttttatcaagggcagggtcaatgcagctagctatcaggagattttggagcacttcatgcttccgtctgctgaaaagctttacggagatgaagatttcatttttcagcatgacctggcacctgctcacagtgccaaaaccactggtaaatgttttactgaccatggcattactgtgctcaattggcctgccaactctcctgacctaaacaccatagagaatctgtgggatattgtgaagaggaagttgagagacaccagatccaacactgtggatgagctcaaggccactatcgaagcatcctgggcctccataacatctCAGCAgtaccacaggctgattgcctccatgccacgccgcattgaagcagtcatttctgcataaggattcctgaccaagtattgagtgcatagctgatgtaattaattgaaggttgactttttttgtattaaaaaccacttttttgtattggtcggatgaaatatgctaatttttttagattgggatttttgttttttcttgacttttttgccaaaatcatcaatattaaaacaataacaggcttgaactacttcagttgtgtgtaattaatctaaaattagtgatgcacgataatacaaccgataaccgataatttcctcctcattccaaccgataaccgataatgtcaagccaataattctattaaaagatttatgtaaaattttaaagtatacacaaaagaaaatattactgtgcaaaaatataatttattgctctttttttttcaacataaaatatgagcatgtcgtcaattccaacatctaaataatgacagattgtctgacattgtgtaatggtaaacttttggcaacaattacttacagagtaaatacctaagttgcacaaaaatgcctttaaaagtaagccattcctaacatatataacattaatacactgcaaaacacctccttaaaactagtcagttttaagtgtaaatctatttgaaataagtgaaattatctgccagcgcttcaagtgtatatctctcagatttcttggaagaaaaatagctagctgaatataatcttaacagccttattttaagcaataaattattatacttaatactaaaaaaaaaaaaagaacttggaagaagaaaagattttgaataatatttgtggctacagaatattattgttatttcattacaacaggaatctgcatatttaaattaattagtgttaataagtgccagttagttttgattatctactgtgactgtaattgagcagacaaataagttaaattaatttgaaaagtgattgctaatgttatacgctttgttgcacactgtgaaaatgattaactaaaaagagcgagatgtcatgtacccattctgcagcgctttgtttacatttgcggcactcacgacatttgctttacagcagctaaactgatacacggcagtactatttggatggagttggagCTTGTATCtctgtgcgtgttgttttgtgccagaGTTTTGTTaaaccgaaaataaaggcagcgttacaaagtcatctgaccgctcgtcaattTACATacggaatgcattattgactggctgacttcgttttctccatgtttaaattatcatctaaccactgtgccgtcatgataagattgcttactggacatcacttttccaaatgtacgtggtgaaaatgtgattggcgtgtttttcatgaagaatggtggtcgtataaactgcattatttttttatccagggctttggctctcagggtcatttcggtaaaaaaaaaaaatcgtgtctcgtctcggcggctacattcgtaccggataatccgcccgcaccggccggttcgccgcggcgcaTTTGGGGCCTGGCTCTGTTCGCACGCCGTGAGGGACCGTtcaagaaaccggggtgttcgctggaggtcctgaagccggggaagcGGGCTCTGCcccgcggcctgccggaccggccagagcggtgggctccgtcggaagactgcTACTTgctgactatcggtctccagttgtgccggtgtttagccttagatgcgagtttaccacccgccttgggctgctttcccaaacaacccaactctgtatcgtcacaagccccgtaggttaacttagtgtttacaatagctttagcattcccgctagcagcagcctcgtattcgttccaaaaatctttgtgatgcagttttaaatggatgctgggtaagtggttttgaatgaggacgctttctttcggcctcgtggaacttctgcggtacatgtttcgcagatggcgagagcgtcgtttttttagtaccagccgccataatattcaactatttcttgtcgtgtaactccgcctcctcaacccctcctccctcaggggcttcagaaaggggaggggttgaggaggcggcgtgctgaattcttgggttgtgcacatttggaggctaaatcaagtatataattattggattgcattatcggttgaatttttttattatctggattatctgtgtgacgtcataattgccattatcggccgataattatcggcgaccgatattatcgtgtatctttatctaaaatatatgaaagcctAATGTttttcagtacattacagaaagtaatgaactttatcacaatttgttaattttttaagAAGGAATAGTAGTATGTATTATGATGTTATGTCTCCAAGATAATCGCAAATACGTGATGGAAGTTTCCATTTCAGGTTGGGGCCTTGTCATGGACGATTTTAACTTTCACTACGTATTTTCAATTGGATTGagattccagtcaaaatggattgaacatctttTGCTGTCAATTGCAGCTAAATAGTTAATCAACTTTTGTTATTATTGTCTGATAGATACAGTCGCGACCACGTGGTGGAAGGGGAGCCGTATGCCGGTTACGATCGGCACAATGCCGAGGTGGCTGCTTTTCACTTGGACAGGTGTGTatcagtgatgtttttgggATCCTCTCTAGTTTTAGtcttttatgtatattttttggtcttggtcataatTTAGTCATTTCATAATGTGTTCGTCTCGTTTTCgttgaggaaaacaacgacaaattttctttaGCTTTCGACTCTTACtcaaaaagttttagtccataaataaataaaagttttcaACAATTTGTAACGAACATTGACaggcgagcacatattgtagcgtctacaaggacaacgccaacttggtgatgataatacacactcagcaggaaagcaGTACTCTAAATTATTTTCGATGAATTATACAGTTTGTAGTGTCCAGATGGGTATGTCAAAAAAACAGTTGTAAAAGTTTAAGTGGACGCTCgcacactaaatgctaatgctaacgagaaagCTAACGCTCGAGTTAACGtagagtgtgtgatgatcactcaggacagacctttaaaggttaaagcaacattgcatgttATTTCTTGCCAAGATctgaaaacaaatcttattgtgtgtttcaaaacaaaaaagccTGAGGACACCGATGAGTGGGCGGTGCAGCACATCacgacacaaccaaacactgctacaatgcagggtAACTACGTATTTATCAAAAAATGTCAgacattgtgaacatttgacGGAAGTTATGGCACGTTTTCTTCTCGTTgtcgtcttgtcagacgaaaatGGGCATTCCTCgagttatgtttttgtctctcaagacacgtttttagctcgttattgtcttgtcatcatcatgaaaaaaattgttcgtcgaagaaatattttcattatcgtcttTGTAGACGAACCCCACATTGGTGTGTAGAATTGTGCTCATTGTCAAGGCAACTTGAATCTCACGTCACGTCACTCAACGGCAGAATCCTGGGCTTCAGGAGAGCGCCCCTTGTGGTGGGAAGGTACATCAACCTGCGCACAGAGCTCAAGCCTGTGGCCAGCGAGCAGCTGCTCGCCACCTTCCTGTCGCAGGGTAACAACACGTGCTTCTACGGAAAGTGCTACTACTGTCGGGAGAGCGAGCCTGCGTGCGGCCAGGGCGACATCATGGAGGGATCTTTGACGCTGTGGTTGCCTGACGTGTGGCCGCTGCAGAAGCACAGACACCCTTGGGGACGCACGTACCGTGAGGGCAAGCTCGCCAGGTAGGGCATTTGCTCCTTTTACAGAAGGCCCAAAAATATtacgattaaaaaataattaagggCTTTTCAGTATAAAACCACAtagccaaacagtgaagaacaacaAAGCATTAAAGAACCTagcattaaataataaaattggaaaaaacaaGAATGGCACATATAGTGGTAcgtcgacatacgattgcttcgacacacgatcttttcgacatccgtagtaaaatttgactctgaatttgtttctacatccgacgacatgctcgaaatatgacgacatgacagcaccgcagagggcacggcagattttcttgtatgagaaatcaacacaggttacaaaaaggttggtacaggtggtgaaacaaggaaaaaggtgatgcttacctttgaaatgaagatgcaaattatagaaaaatatgagcttggggtgcgcatccgtgaactagcTCAACAATACTTCTCCACGGTCCTTCTCCGACGCCAATGCCGATGCCAGTCTTCATAAGTTAAAGTGacaattattgtggtaacatcgccaaagaaatcgccagctttgtcacgtttttatcatttatttaaagacttattcaACAAAAAACACCTACTGTCCTCCActgttgacggtgttctcaagaatacattaaaagtgaaaggaATATCTCTACCGCGCCGACCTATCTCTCTGTGACGTCAGCTCCGTGGTGGGTTCAGGTACAGGAAAAAGCGTcatccacattagaacccgattccttacattatttacaggaattattattattatattattctgatttttattgataacttatttgttttgctatgtgtaactgccatttgcaatagtaccagcagtatttattaaggatttagtgaaggtttttgggctgtggaacaaatgaaTTGAATtagaatgtattcctatgggaaaatgctgctcgacatacgacaatttcgacttacaaacaaggtcctgaaacgaattaacttcgtatgtagaggtatcactatatcagaggttgcgctagactttttcgttgttgtTCGTTTCATTTTGacggacagtgtcataaaagtccggtcataatctatttttacccgtcacttacatttttaaaatgataataatgacatattcaatagtatttagttttcattcatttttaattaatattctgtccgaacaagcttaacaagaggcaaaataACCAGCGGAGTGCAACAATCAGCGACGAGCAGacatgccgttagcaaagcgacgagggcaggacgagggacttgcgcgcggaagtaaacatacgaggagaacggagtttattcaacatggctagcgcgagacagactgttgtcaatgtctcgaatggatgtgttttagctcatttaaaaccgaatttaccgcggattggaacatattctcggctcaccCTTCCGC
This window contains:
- the fam20b gene encoding glycosaminoglycan xylosylkinase, with translation MKLKQRVVLLCAVLLLLGLAKIFLLDGGDGSAASRRDLRAFRKMEAGLSLSRGARLTHTLQSPWEIASQWVGPREVYPEDAPELAAVLTALSQARVESADVGFKGTQLKALLVLDGGQKVVFKPKRYSRDHVVEGEPYAGYDRHNAEVAAFHLDRILGFRRAPLVVGRYINLRTELKPVASEQLLATFLSQGNNTCFYGKCYYCRESEPACGQGDIMEGSLTLWLPDVWPLQKHRHPWGRTYREGKLARWEYDESFCSAVKKMPLYDAGPRLLDIIDTAVFDYLIGNADRHHYETFQDDGGASMLILLDNAKSFGNPALDERSILAPLYQCCMIRVSTWNRLSLLRGGALSAAMRQALAFDPIRPVLAEPHLAALDRRLAGVATVVKQCIEAHGAENTLVEDRVNLPHP